A segment of the Aromatoleum aromaticum EbN1 genome:
GAATGGAAGGCGAGGTGGTCGGCCTGTCGTCAGACCCGGCGACGCTGGCGCGGCTCGACCTGCAGGGCAAGGTCGATGACACCGCGCCCGTCACGATCAGCGGCGAATTCAATCCGTTCAGGGAAGACCGCTACCTCGATATTGCCGCATCGGTGAAGGATTTCGAGCTGACCGGCGTATCCCCCTATTCAAGCAAGTACGTGGGCTACGGGATTCAGAAAGGCAAGCTGTCGGCCGACCTGACTTACAAGATCGAGGATCGCAAGCTGACCGCGACGAACCGGCTGTTCCTCGACCAGCTCACGTTCGGCGACCGTGCGGACAGCCCCGATGCGCCGAATCTGCCGGTGCAGCTCGCCGTGTCGCTGCTCAAGAACCGCGCCGGCGAGATCGACCTCAACATGCCGATCAGCGGTTCGCTCGACGACCCCCAGTTCAGCATCGGCGGTCTCGTCGTCAAGGCGATCCTGAACCTGATCGGCAAGGCGCTTACCGCACCCTTTGCGTTGCTCGGATCGATGTTCGGTGGTGGGGAAGAGCTGTCGCAGCTCGATTTTCCGCCCGGTCGCAGCAGCTTCGACACGGCGGCGGAACAGAAGATCGAGACGCTGGCGAAGGCGCTGACCGAGCGGCCGGCGCTGCAGCTCGAAATTACCGGTGAGGCCGATCGAGAGAGTGACACGGCGGGGCTGAAGAAAGTGATCCTGTTGCGAATGATGAAAGCGGCGAAGCTCAAGGAATCGGTCCGGCGCCGTGACGAGGCGCCTCCGCTCGAAGACGTCGTCATCGACGCCGAGGAGTATCCGAAATGGCTCGAGCGCGTGTATCGGGACGCGGATTTCAAACGGCCGCGCAACGTGATCGGTCTGCTCAAGGATCTGCCGGAAGCCGAGATGGAAGCGCTGATGCTCGCCAACATCGTGGTCGATGACGAAGCGCTGCGCCGTCTCGCGCAGGAGCGGGCGCAGTCGGTCAAGAGTCGCCTGCTCGAAAAAGGCGAGATCGCCGCGAACCGGGTCTTTCTGCTGGCCCCGAAAGTCGAGCCGGCGCAGGATGCGGAGGGCGGTGGGCGCAGCGCGATTTTCTCGCTGCGCTGAAGAGGTTTTCCGCTCGGCCGGACTGCGGCGCGCACGGTGTCCCGGCACCGGAGTGCCGGGCGTGGTGCCCCTCAGGTCGCCCCTCAGGTCGCCCCTCAAGCCGCCGCGAGCGCGCCGTCGAGGTCGGCGATAAGGTCGTCGATGTGCTCGATGCCGACCGACAGCCGGATCATGTCTTCGGAAACGCCGGCCTTCGCCATCTCGTCCGGCGACAGCTGGCGATGCGTCGTCGATGCCGGGTGGCACGCGAGCGTCTTGCAGTCGCCGATATTGACGAGGCGGGTGACCAGCTTCAACGCATCCTGGAAGCGTGCGCCGGCGGCGCTTCCGCCCTGCACGCCGAAAGTGAGGATGCCCGACGCGCGCCCGCCCATGTAGCGCTGCACGAGGCCATGGTCCTCGTGCTCCGGCAGGCCAGCGTAGTTCACCCAGCTCACTTTCGCGTGGTTCTTCAGGAAGCTCGCGATCCTGACGCTGTTTTCGCAGATGCGGTCCATGCGCAGCGCGAGCGTCTCGATGCCCTGCAGGATCAGGAACGCGTTGAACGGCGAGATCGCCGCGCCCATGTTGCGCAGCGGCACGACGCGTGCGCGGGCGATGTAGGCGGCGGCGCCGAGCGCTTCGGTATACACGACGCCGTGGTACGAGACGTCCGGCTCGTTGAGTCGCCTGAACCTCGCCTTGTGCTGCGCCCACGGGAACTTGCCGGAATCGACGATGATGCCGCCGAGCGAGTTGCCGTGCCCGCCGAGATATTTCGTCAGCGCATGAACGACGATGTCGGCGCCGTATTCGAACGGGCGGCACAGGTACGGCGACGGGACGGTGTTGTCGACGATCAGCGGTACGCCCTTGCCGTGCGCGACGTCGGCGAGCTTCTGGAAGTCGGTGATGTTGCCGAGCGGGTTGCCGACCGATTCGCAGAACACCGCTTTCGTGCGTCCGTCGATCAGGCGCTCGAACGCTTCCGGGTCGCGGTAATCGGCAAAGCGCACTTCGACGCCGTATTGCGGCAGCGTGTGCGCGAACAGGTTGTAGGTGCCGCCGTACAGCGTGCTCGACGTGACGATGTTGTCGCCGGCTTCGGCGATCGTCTGGATCGCCGCGGTGATCGCCGCCATGCCGGATGCCATTGCCAGGCCGGCGATCCCGCCCTCGAGCGCCGCGACGCGCTTTTCGAGTACGTCCTGGGTCGGGTTCATGATGCGCGTGTAGATGTTGCCTTGCACCTTGAGGTCGAACAGGTCGGCGCCGTGCTGCGTGTCGTCGAACGCGTACGAGGTGGTCTGGTAGATCGGCACGGCGACTGCCTTGGTGGTCGGGTCGGGGCTGTAGCCGCCGTGGACGGCGAGCGTTTCGAGCTTCATTCGGGAGTTCCTCGAGTGATTGACCGGAAAAGTATAACCAGCACGGTTTCGAACCCGGAACAACTATTCATCCGCGGTCGAGGTCCACACGGAACAGCCCGCGCACCGCATTCGCGAGATATATCGCGCTCGCGCCGTCGAGATCCGGGCGCATCAGGCGGCACTCCCTGGCACGACCGTCGTTCAGCAGGCGGCGGCGATAGACGCCATCGAGCGCGCCGCTCGCGAGCGGTGGCGTCAGCAGCATTCCGTCACCCGGGTCCAGGAACACGTTCGTGCGCGCGCCCTCCGCGAGCTCGCCGAGTTCGTTGAAGAACAGTGCGTCGAAATGGCCCTGCCGGCCGATGCGCTCGAGTTCCGCGTCGTACAGCTCGCGCGCGGTGGTCTTGTGTCGCATCAGGGGATCCCGGCTCGAGATGCGGATCGGAGACACGACAACACTCGGCCTCGACCCCGCTTTCGGCTCCTCTAGCCGGGTCGAACCGATCCGGAAGCTCCCTGACGGGTCGAGCACCAGACGGACGCGATGAGATTCGACGAGTGATGCTGCGGTGTGCATCAGTGCCTCACGGAGTGCCTCCTGGTCGAGCCGAAAGCCGAAATGCGCGGCCGATGCCGCGAGACGCGCGAGGTGCAGCGCGAGCAACGCGTAGGGCTCGGGTGAGGCGGGCTCGCAGCGCAGGGTTTCGATCAGGCTGAAGCGGGGCGCGAGGTCGGTGAGAAAACGCCCTTTCAGCAACGATTCATCCCACTCTCCGTCGGCATCCGAATCGGCAACGATTCCGCTGCCGAGGCCAAGGCGGACGTCCCCGGCGCTGCCGATCTCGATCGTCCGGATCGGCACACTGAAGCGAAATTCCCCGTCCGGCGCGATCCATCCCAACGCCCCGCAGTACAATCCGCGCGGGCCGGTTTCGAGTTCGCGAATGATCTCCATGGCGCGGATTTTCGGCGCCCCCGTGATTGAGCCGCAGGGGAAGAGCGCGCGAAAGATCGACGACAGCGTTGCACGTACCGGCTCGGCGACGACGGTCGAGGTCATCTGCCAGACGCTGGGGTAGGACTCGATCGCACACAGCCCCGACACCCGTACCGCTCCGGGGGACGCGAGGCGCCCGAGGTCGTTGCGGATCAGGTCGACGATCATGACGTTTTCGGCGCGATTCTTTTCCGACGCAGCGAGCAGCGCGGGGTCGGAATCGCGGGGCGCGGTGCCCTTCATCGGCCGACACGTCAGGCGCGTACCCTGGCGCTCCACGAACAGCTCCGGCGAACGCGAAAGGATCGCGCCGCCGGG
Coding sequences within it:
- a CDS encoding O-acetylhomoserine aminocarboxypropyltransferase/cysteine synthase family protein; this encodes MKLETLAVHGGYSPDPTTKAVAVPIYQTTSYAFDDTQHGADLFDLKVQGNIYTRIMNPTQDVLEKRVAALEGGIAGLAMASGMAAITAAIQTIAEAGDNIVTSSTLYGGTYNLFAHTLPQYGVEVRFADYRDPEAFERLIDGRTKAVFCESVGNPLGNITDFQKLADVAHGKGVPLIVDNTVPSPYLCRPFEYGADIVVHALTKYLGGHGNSLGGIIVDSGKFPWAQHKARFRRLNEPDVSYHGVVYTEALGAAAYIARARVVPLRNMGAAISPFNAFLILQGIETLALRMDRICENSVRIASFLKNHAKVSWVNYAGLPEHEDHGLVQRYMGGRASGILTFGVQGGSAAGARFQDALKLVTRLVNIGDCKTLACHPASTTHRQLSPDEMAKAGVSEDMIRLSVGIEHIDDLIADLDGALAAA
- the pabB gene encoding aminodeoxychorismate synthase component I, encoding MLPDSAPFALFDDNLANTGDLLLSELRACITCSGPDDVAQAFEAIDEARSRGGWIALAATYELGYALEPRLTPRLPPAPGPLLSAWVFGQAERKTAAQTAALLDRAVAGLGEHERLAGVAAIASDIAQSGHRAAVTRIRDLIDAGDCYQVNFTFALRGEAYGDPLALYGRLREAQPVRYGAFVRHPGGAILSRSPELFVERQGTRLTCRPMKGTAPRDSDPALLAASEKNRAENVMIVDLIRNDLGRLASPGAVRVSGLCAIESYPSVWQMTSTVVAEPVRATLSSIFRALFPCGSITGAPKIRAMEIIRELETGPRGLYCGALGWIAPDGEFRFSVPIRTIEIGSAGDVRLGLGSGIVADSDADGEWDESLLKGRFLTDLAPRFSLIETLRCEPASPEPYALLALHLARLAASAAHFGFRLDQEALREALMHTAASLVESHRVRLVLDPSGSFRIGSTRLEEPKAGSRPSVVVSPIRISSRDPLMRHKTTARELYDAELERIGRQGHFDALFFNELGELAEGARTNVFLDPGDGMLLTPPLASGALDGVYRRRLLNDGRARECRLMRPDLDGASAIYLANAVRGLFRVDLDRG